In a single window of the Bacillus clarus genome:
- the pflA gene encoding pyruvate formate-lyase-activating protein, whose protein sequence is MVKGRIHSVESCGTVDGPGIRYVIFTQGCLLRCQYCHNADTWEIGKGKEISVEEVMQDVICYLPFIEASGGGITVSGGEPLLQLEFLIELFKKCKEVGIHTTIDSSGGCYSEEPEFQRKLDILMGYTDLVLLDLKHIDSKKHRKLTGKPNEHILQFARYLSDKKKPIWVRHVLVPGVTDSEEDLQRLSSFIQSLSNVKKVEVLPYHKLGVYKWEALGHKYPLASVEPPTEKSVENAKQILQAV, encoded by the coding sequence ATGGTAAAAGGTAGAATCCATTCTGTAGAATCTTGTGGTACTGTTGATGGCCCAGGAATTCGTTATGTCATATTTACACAAGGGTGCTTATTACGTTGTCAATACTGTCATAATGCTGATACATGGGAAATCGGTAAAGGAAAAGAAATATCAGTTGAAGAAGTGATGCAGGATGTGATATGTTACCTTCCTTTTATTGAAGCTTCTGGTGGTGGCATTACAGTTAGTGGTGGAGAACCGTTACTACAGTTAGAATTTTTAATTGAATTATTTAAAAAGTGCAAGGAAGTCGGCATTCATACAACAATTGATTCTTCTGGAGGGTGTTACTCTGAAGAACCAGAGTTCCAAAGAAAATTAGATATTTTAATGGGATATACAGATTTAGTTTTATTGGATTTAAAACATATTGATTCAAAAAAACATCGTAAATTAACAGGGAAACCAAACGAACATATCTTACAGTTCGCTCGTTATTTATCGGATAAAAAGAAACCAATCTGGGTAAGACATGTATTAGTTCCTGGCGTTACAGACAGTGAAGAGGATCTACAAAGATTATCCAGCTTTATTCAAAGTTTATCCAATGTAAAGAAAGTTGAAGTTTTACCATATCATAAACTTGGTGTATATAAATGGGAGGCACTTGGACATAAGTATCCACTTGCGAGTGTAGAGCCTCCTACAGAAAAAAGTGTTGAAAATGCTAAACAGATTTTACAAGCGGTCTAA